A section of the Paenibacillus segetis genome encodes:
- the spoVT gene encoding stage V sporulation protein T — MKATGIVRRIDDLGRVVIPKEIRRTLRIREGDPLEIFVDRDGEVILKKYSPIGELGDFAKEYAESLYESTGHITLISDRDTLIAVAGASKKEYLDKQISSMLETCMEGRKILVEVNSGSYEINKDHPENISSFVIAPIISGGDPIGTVILLNKDDSVKMSDLESKMAETAAGFLAKQMEQ; from the coding sequence ATGAAAGCTACTGGAATTGTACGCCGTATCGATGATTTGGGCCGTGTGGTAATACCGAAGGAAATCCGTCGTACCCTACGTATTAGAGAAGGAGATCCACTGGAGATTTTTGTGGATCGCGATGGTGAGGTCATCTTGAAGAAATATTCACCAATCGGTGAATTAGGTGATTTTGCCAAGGAGTACGCAGAGTCCCTTTATGAAAGCACGGGGCATATTACGTTGATTTCGGACCGGGATACATTAATAGCTGTAGCCGGGGCTTCCAAGAAAGAATACTTGGATAAGCAGATTAGTTCGATGCTGGAAACTTGTATGGAAGGACGTAAAATTCTTGTTGAGGTAAACTCAGGATCTTACGAAATTAACAAAGACCATCCGGAGAATATTTCTTCTTTTGTCATAGCGCCTATCATTTCAGGTGGAGATCCGATTGGTACAGTGATTCTCTTGAACAAAGATGATTCCGTCAAAATGTCGGATCTTGAGTCCAAAATGGCCGAAACGGCTGCGGGTTTCTTAGCTAAACAAATGGAGCAGTAA
- a CDS encoding peptidylprolyl isomerase, whose product MFRSKGRTWKRLTIAMVAVLAFSVMAGCGKKDESKAGNDTSAVVATYEGGQITQNEFDRESRIVLALQPQMEQFLQLDDFREYLVKQQIAYKYLDEKADAKIKEAGKKKADEQYKAMKEAYGADQFKAMLDAQKVTEKEFQDYMVRIYTVLESQLVLIKDDEVKAEFEATKDDYTTASVRHILIGFQDAEGNEKYTDEEALKLANEVKAKLDKGEDFAALAKEYSTDAGSNANGGLYENAQVSQWVEEFKQAALTQPINEIGDPVKTTYGYHIVRVESRTEKKFEDLTDTEKDLLKTQVASAKLDEFMSGELEKTIIKKIDLPKVEKETEGTEGTEGTEGSENTTTPETGNNAGTETNTNTNSGK is encoded by the coding sequence ATGTTTCGAAGTAAAGGACGTACATGGAAAAGGTTAACGATTGCGATGGTGGCTGTATTAGCTTTTTCCGTTATGGCTGGTTGCGGGAAGAAGGATGAGTCCAAAGCCGGAAATGATACGAGTGCAGTAGTTGCTACTTATGAAGGTGGACAAATCACGCAAAATGAATTTGACCGGGAGTCACGCATTGTATTAGCACTTCAACCGCAAATGGAGCAGTTCCTACAATTGGATGATTTCCGCGAGTATTTGGTCAAGCAACAGATCGCCTACAAGTATCTAGACGAGAAGGCAGATGCTAAGATCAAGGAAGCAGGCAAGAAAAAAGCGGATGAACAATATAAAGCGATGAAAGAAGCATACGGTGCTGACCAATTTAAAGCGATGCTCGATGCACAAAAAGTAACAGAGAAAGAATTCCAGGACTATATGGTTCGGATTTATACAGTATTGGAAAGTCAATTGGTACTTATTAAAGATGACGAAGTAAAGGCTGAATTCGAAGCTACTAAAGATGATTACACAACAGCTTCAGTCCGTCACATTCTCATTGGATTCCAAGATGCGGAAGGCAACGAGAAGTACACAGACGAAGAGGCTCTGAAATTAGCCAATGAAGTCAAAGCAAAATTGGACAAGGGTGAGGATTTTGCAGCTCTAGCCAAGGAGTACAGTACCGATGCTGGTTCCAATGCCAATGGTGGATTGTATGAAAATGCTCAAGTAAGCCAATGGGTTGAAGAATTTAAACAAGCGGCACTAACTCAACCGATCAATGAAATTGGTGATCCAGTTAAGACAACATATGGTTATCATATCGTTCGTGTAGAATCACGGACTGAGAAGAAATTTGAGGATCTGACCGACACTGAGAAGGATTTGCTTAAGACGCAAGTAGCTTCTGCTAAATTGGACGAGTTCATGTCTGGCGAGTTAGAGAAGACGATCATCAAGAAAATCGACCTACCTAAGGTTGAAAAGGAAACTGAAGGAACAGAGGGTACTGAAGGTACTGAAGGTTCTGAAAACACAACAACACCGGAAACTGGAAATAATGCAGGAACCGAAACAAATACAAATACGAATAGCGGTAAATAA
- the mfd gene encoding transcription-repair coupling factor — protein MLQALIQAFSQDSDFASTVAGVKAGMKEQLISGLSGSSRQVMLAALHKESDRPLLIVTHNMFAAQKIAEDLQEALSANEVLLYPANELVAAESAVSSPEMLAQRIEVLLQCSQGFRGIVVAPYSGVRRFIPTPETMREAWIELKLGGTLQLELFLNKMIELGYERVERVESRGEMSIRGGIIDFFPLTSTMAYRVELFDDEIDSIRTFDPVDQRSVDQIKEVSIPPCKELIASKERLEKAAQVAVDRLETQLEKMSDRKAKGKLREEVSKEIEMLREHVYFPEIYKYISLIFPEHKTLYDYVAKDSLLILDEPARLLETAKQLERDEAEWNLNLFQNGKSLPELPLAFESDHVLYRRPFQTLFLSLFLRQVPHTQPQNILNFVSRAMQDFHGQMNVLKSEMDRWKKSGAQVIMLANGEERMDRMRRVLQDYGIDEPTLLNGNLQSGFELPSVHLVVITEGEMFSQKQRKARKVGKNMDNAERIKSYTELKVGDYVVHQNHGIGKYIGIGTLEVGGIHKDYMHILYAGGDKLSVPIEQIDLIQKYVGSEDKEPKVYKLGGNDWTRVKSKVQSSVQDIADELIKLYADRQASPGYGFEKDTPEQQEFEAMFPYEETRDQMRAIEEIKKDMEQTRPMDRLLCGDVGYGKTEVAIRAAFKAAIEGKQVAVLVPTTILAQQHYETFRERFAGYPINIQSLSRFRSRKEQNETIKGVKKGTVDIVIGTHRLLSQDLIFKDLGLLIVDEEQRFGVTHKEKLKRLKTNVDVLTLTATPIPRTLHMSMLGVRDLSVIETPPENRFPVQTYVVEHSQALVREAVEREMARGGQIYYLYNRVQGIQEMAAQISMLVPDARVGVGHGQMSEQELEKTILDFLDGEYDVLVSTSIIETGVDIPNVNTLIVHDADKMGLSQLYQLRGRVGRSNRIAYAYFTYQRDKSLTEVAEKRLQSIKEFTELGSGFKIAMRDLTIRGAGNLLGAEQHGFIASVGFDLYSQMLAEEIKKRKVSMLGEEVPEEQSWNTSIDLGIDAYLPSDYIYDSIQKIEIYKKTASASSFEDVSELEDEMLDRFGELPEAVQNLLSVARVKLYGKMYGIESISRRGEEVIVKFYSGREKDILPSRLAEVGNLFGRRVQFNQGSIMLINIKTKGMDDKQLMGLLEQFLEALKDSFKAKGELQNVSK, from the coding sequence TTGCTACAAGCACTTATTCAAGCATTTTCCCAAGACTCCGACTTCGCCTCTACGGTTGCAGGTGTAAAGGCAGGAATGAAGGAGCAATTGATTTCTGGACTATCGGGTTCATCGAGGCAAGTCATGCTGGCCGCACTCCATAAGGAGAGCGATCGTCCGTTGCTTATCGTTACCCATAATATGTTCGCCGCGCAGAAGATTGCTGAAGATCTACAAGAAGCTCTCTCAGCCAATGAGGTGCTACTATATCCTGCAAATGAATTAGTTGCTGCTGAATCGGCCGTATCCAGTCCTGAAATGCTGGCACAGCGGATTGAGGTGCTGTTACAATGCTCCCAAGGTTTCCGGGGGATTGTTGTGGCGCCTTATTCTGGTGTCCGTCGGTTCATTCCGACACCAGAGACGATGCGCGAAGCTTGGATCGAGCTGAAATTAGGGGGGACCCTTCAGCTTGAACTCTTTTTGAATAAGATGATTGAGCTTGGTTATGAGCGGGTTGAACGTGTGGAATCCAGGGGAGAAATGAGTATCCGTGGGGGGATTATCGACTTCTTTCCTTTGACCTCAACGATGGCCTATCGGGTAGAGTTGTTCGATGATGAGATCGATTCGATCCGTACATTTGATCCTGTGGATCAGCGGTCTGTCGATCAGATCAAAGAGGTGTCCATACCGCCATGCAAGGAACTCATTGCGTCTAAGGAACGTTTGGAGAAGGCAGCGCAAGTTGCAGTAGATCGCTTGGAAACGCAACTAGAGAAAATGAGTGATCGAAAAGCTAAAGGTAAATTACGCGAAGAAGTCTCCAAAGAAATTGAAATGCTGCGAGAGCATGTTTATTTTCCGGAGATTTATAAATATATTTCGTTGATTTTTCCTGAGCATAAGACATTATATGATTATGTTGCAAAGGATTCACTGCTTATCCTTGATGAGCCAGCACGTCTCTTAGAGACGGCCAAGCAACTGGAACGTGATGAAGCAGAATGGAATCTCAATCTGTTTCAGAATGGTAAAAGTCTGCCCGAGTTACCGCTTGCTTTTGAGAGTGATCATGTTCTGTATCGTCGGCCATTCCAAACGCTGTTTCTGTCGTTGTTTTTACGGCAAGTGCCACACACTCAACCTCAGAATATTCTGAACTTTGTTAGTCGCGCTATGCAGGATTTCCACGGTCAAATGAATGTGCTGAAATCAGAAATGGATCGCTGGAAGAAGAGCGGAGCTCAAGTGATCATGCTGGCTAACGGGGAAGAGCGGATGGATCGCATGCGGCGGGTGCTGCAGGATTATGGTATCGATGAGCCAACTCTACTAAATGGTAATCTACAGTCAGGATTTGAGCTACCATCTGTGCATTTGGTGGTCATAACCGAAGGTGAGATGTTCTCCCAGAAGCAGCGTAAAGCACGCAAAGTGGGCAAGAACATGGACAACGCAGAACGGATCAAGAGTTACACCGAGCTGAAGGTTGGCGATTATGTAGTCCATCAGAATCACGGGATTGGTAAATATATCGGAATTGGTACGCTTGAGGTAGGCGGGATTCACAAAGACTATATGCATATTTTGTATGCGGGTGGAGATAAGCTGTCTGTACCAATTGAGCAAATTGATTTGATTCAGAAATATGTAGGCTCCGAAGACAAGGAACCTAAAGTATATAAGCTTGGTGGTAATGATTGGACTCGCGTGAAGAGTAAGGTTCAATCTTCTGTTCAAGATATTGCCGATGAACTCATCAAACTCTATGCGGATCGGCAAGCATCTCCAGGTTATGGATTTGAAAAAGATACGCCGGAGCAACAAGAGTTTGAAGCGATGTTCCCTTATGAAGAGACTCGGGACCAGATGCGGGCAATTGAGGAAATTAAAAAGGATATGGAACAAACTAGACCTATGGATCGCTTATTATGTGGCGATGTTGGGTACGGGAAGACGGAAGTTGCTATCCGCGCTGCTTTTAAAGCAGCTATTGAAGGCAAGCAGGTTGCGGTGCTTGTACCGACCACGATCCTGGCTCAACAGCACTATGAAACATTCCGTGAACGGTTTGCTGGATATCCTATTAATATTCAATCGCTCAGTCGTTTCCGCAGTCGTAAGGAACAGAATGAGACGATTAAGGGAGTCAAAAAGGGTACCGTCGATATTGTCATTGGTACACACCGTTTGCTATCTCAGGACCTCATTTTTAAGGATCTAGGTCTATTGATCGTTGATGAGGAGCAGCGGTTCGGGGTAACGCATAAGGAGAAGCTAAAAAGGCTGAAGACCAATGTGGATGTATTGACCCTGACGGCAACGCCGATTCCAAGAACATTGCACATGTCGATGCTGGGCGTACGTGATTTGTCGGTTATCGAGACACCACCTGAGAATCGGTTCCCTGTACAAACCTATGTCGTGGAGCATAGTCAGGCATTGGTTCGTGAGGCGGTCGAGCGGGAAATGGCTCGTGGAGGCCAAATTTATTACCTGTATAATCGTGTTCAAGGCATTCAGGAGATGGCTGCTCAAATTTCGATGCTTGTTCCTGATGCCCGGGTCGGGGTTGGTCATGGGCAAATGTCAGAGCAAGAGCTGGAGAAGACGATTCTTGATTTTCTCGATGGCGAATATGACGTCCTAGTCAGTACGAGCATTATCGAGACGGGGGTTGATATTCCGAATGTTAACACCTTGATCGTCCATGATGCTGACAAAATGGGGTTGTCCCAGCTGTACCAACTACGTGGACGTGTGGGACGTTCCAATCGGATTGCTTATGCTTACTTTACTTATCAGCGCGATAAGTCGTTGACCGAGGTAGCAGAGAAGCGACTACAGTCCATCAAGGAGTTCACAGAACTTGGTTCGGGATTCAAAATCGCTATGCGTGACCTTACGATTCGTGGTGCCGGGAATCTGCTCGGGGCCGAGCAGCATGGCTTTATCGCTTCTGTAGGATTTGATCTCTACTCGCAAATGCTAGCAGAAGAAATTAAGAAACGTAAGGTGTCTATGCTTGGAGAAGAAGTTCCTGAGGAGCAGTCGTGGAATACGTCAATTGATCTGGGTATCGATGCGTATTTACCATCCGATTATATTTATGATAGTATTCAGAAGATTGAGATATACAAGAAGACTGCATCTGCGTCGTCTTTTGAGGATGTCTCGGAACTTGAAGACGAGATGCTGGACCGATTCGGAGAATTGCCGGAAGCTGTGCAGAATTTACTCTCTGTAGCTAGAGTGAAGCTCTATGGTAAAATGTATGGCATTGAATCGATTTCACGGCGTGGTGAAGAGGTCATTGTGAAATTCTACAGTGGTCGTGAAAAGGATATCCTGCCGTCCAGACTTGCGGAAGTTGGAAATCTGTTCGGAAGACGTGTACAATTTAATCAAGGATCGATCATGCTGATCAATATCAAAACCAAGGGAATGGACGACAAACAATTGATGGGCTTACTGGAACAATTTCTAGAAGCTCTAAAGGATTCGTTCAAAGCGAAAGGGGAATTACAAAATGTTTCGAAGTAA
- a CDS encoding anti-sigma-F factor Fin family protein, with the protein MAINYVCRHCRTFIGRIDAPDVSELQLGFHSLTPDERRDIIAYDSSGETTVRVTCDYCREALNNNPELSLLTNPLQ; encoded by the coding sequence ATGGCAATAAACTATGTATGCAGGCATTGCCGAACATTTATTGGTAGAATCGATGCACCGGATGTCTCAGAGCTGCAGCTAGGCTTCCATTCCTTGACCCCCGATGAGCGGAGAGATATAATAGCGTATGATTCTAGCGGTGAGACAACGGTCCGGGTGACCTGTGATTATTGCAGGGAAGCGCTTAACAATAATCCCGAACTATCGCTGTTGACGAATCCATTGCAATAG
- the pth gene encoding aminoacyl-tRNA hydrolase — translation MKWIVGLGNPGGQYEKTRHNIGFMALNELSRRHGIDIKQNKCKALVGEGFIAGHKVALIKPMTFMNLSGEAVRAFMDYYKVALEDMVVVYDDLDTELGRIRLRYQGSAGGHNGIKSLIQHTGTQTFNRVRMGISRPDPGHAVVDYVLSAFAKKEAQLLQDSIESTCDALEYSLDHSFEQTMAKFNG, via the coding sequence TTGAAGTGGATCGTAGGTCTCGGTAATCCGGGGGGCCAATATGAAAAGACAAGACACAATATTGGTTTTATGGCCTTAAATGAGCTCTCCCGTAGACATGGTATAGATATCAAACAGAATAAATGCAAAGCTTTGGTGGGAGAAGGTTTTATCGCTGGACACAAAGTGGCACTGATCAAACCGATGACTTTTATGAATTTGTCGGGTGAAGCGGTGCGGGCATTCATGGATTACTACAAGGTGGCTCTGGAAGACATGGTCGTCGTGTACGATGATTTGGATACCGAGCTAGGTAGAATTAGACTCCGTTATCAGGGTAGTGCGGGGGGACATAACGGCATTAAGTCGCTGATACAGCATACGGGAACACAAACATTTAATCGTGTTCGAATGGGTATATCCAGACCTGACCCAGGACATGCTGTTGTTGATTACGTGCTCTCTGCATTTGCTAAGAAAGAGGCTCAGCTATTACAGGACTCCATTGAATCGACATGCGATGCACTGGAATATAGTTTGGATCATTCTTTTGAGCAGACGATGGCTAAGTTCAACGGATAG
- a CDS encoding ribose-phosphate diphosphokinase, translating to MTYCDSKLKIFTCNSNPKLAHQIADYIGIPMGDSETTSFSDGEIQVKLNESVRGCHVYIVQSTCGPVNDNLMELLVMVDALKRASAKSINVVIPYYGYARQDRKARSRDPITAKLVANLIEKAGAHRVITMDLHAMQIQGFFDIPVDHMLGVPILAQYFRSKQISNPVVVSPDHGGVVRARKLADFLNAPLAIIDKRRPEPNVSEVMNIIGNIEGKTAILIDDIIDTAGTIVLGANALKEGGVEEVYACCTHPVLSGPAMERLENSPLKEVIVTDTIPILHANPTSKLRVLSVAPLMGEAIIRVHEELSISKLFEIE from the coding sequence ATGACTTATTGTGATTCTAAATTGAAGATATTCACCTGTAATTCCAATCCCAAATTAGCTCATCAGATCGCTGATTATATTGGGATTCCAATGGGAGACTCGGAAACGACGAGCTTCAGCGACGGCGAAATCCAAGTTAAGTTGAATGAGAGCGTTCGTGGTTGTCACGTATATATCGTGCAGTCTACCTGCGGTCCGGTTAACGACAATCTGATGGAGCTTCTTGTTATGGTGGATGCTTTGAAACGGGCTTCGGCCAAGAGCATTAATGTCGTTATTCCTTATTACGGCTATGCGCGCCAAGATCGGAAGGCGCGTTCGCGTGATCCAATTACGGCCAAGCTAGTCGCTAATTTGATCGAGAAAGCCGGAGCCCACCGTGTGATCACAATGGACCTGCATGCGATGCAGATTCAAGGGTTCTTTGATATTCCGGTGGATCACATGTTAGGTGTACCTATCCTGGCACAATACTTCCGTTCTAAGCAAATCAGCAACCCTGTTGTCGTTTCACCGGATCATGGTGGGGTAGTTAGAGCTCGTAAACTAGCTGACTTCCTAAACGCACCGCTGGCGATTATCGACAAACGTCGTCCAGAACCAAACGTAAGTGAAGTTATGAATATCATCGGGAACATCGAAGGTAAAACGGCCATCCTTATTGATGATATCATCGATACTGCTGGTACGATCGTACTTGGTGCCAATGCCCTTAAAGAGGGCGGGGTTGAAGAAGTATACGCCTGCTGTACACACCCTGTGCTATCCGGTCCAGCGATGGAACGTTTGGAGAACTCTCCGCTCAAGGAAGTTATCGTAACGGATACGATTCCAATTTTGCATGCTAATCCAACCAGTAAGCTTCGGGTATTATCCGTCGCTCCACTGATGGGAGAAGCGATTATTCGCGTTCATGAAGAATTGTCCATCAGTAAGCTGTTTGAAATAGAATAA
- the glmU gene encoding bifunctional UDP-N-acetylglucosamine diphosphorylase/glucosamine-1-phosphate N-acetyltransferase GlmU produces the protein MKRLAIVLAAGQGKRMKSKLYKVLHPVCGKPMVGHVLNAVKKVNCERSVVVVGHGAEAVQSYLGTSAEYVLQEEQLGTGHAVKQAKPLLGGEEGITLVICGDTPLVTEETLEALISLHSRSGAAATVLTASLDNPVGYGRVIRGANDSVQRIVEQKDCSLEEAAVQEINTGTYCFDNAKLFAALEKVTNQNVQQEYYLTDVIGILVQEGEIVEGYLTNDYAESIGVNDRLALSEAESFMRERILRKHMLGGVTIIDPSSTYIGADVTIGADSIIYPGSSISGQSVIGEDCVIGPSTEIEDCQIHSGAKVKQSVLCQAEVGRGTTVGPFAYLRPGAKLGEDVKVGDFVEIKNASLGDGSKVSHLSYIGDAKVGKNVNIGCGAITVNYDGYNKSITEIEDNAFIGSNVNLIAPVKVGKGAYVVAGSTITHSVNDNDLAIARNRQENKAGYAEKLRARAKAKKQREQES, from the coding sequence TTGAAAAGATTAGCGATTGTTCTTGCTGCAGGTCAGGGGAAGCGCATGAAGTCAAAGCTTTATAAAGTGCTCCATCCCGTGTGTGGCAAACCGATGGTTGGGCATGTCCTGAACGCGGTAAAGAAAGTCAATTGTGAACGCAGTGTTGTGGTCGTTGGCCACGGTGCTGAAGCGGTCCAATCTTATCTAGGAACGTCTGCCGAATACGTACTGCAGGAAGAGCAGCTTGGAACCGGTCATGCTGTCAAGCAAGCAAAGCCGCTCTTGGGAGGGGAAGAAGGAATTACCCTTGTCATTTGCGGGGATACTCCACTGGTAACGGAGGAGACACTTGAAGCACTGATTAGTCTTCATTCCCGTAGCGGAGCTGCGGCAACCGTGCTTACAGCTTCACTAGATAACCCGGTTGGTTACGGGCGTGTTATCCGAGGAGCTAACGATTCCGTACAACGTATTGTTGAACAGAAGGATTGTTCACTTGAAGAAGCTGCAGTACAGGAAATTAACACCGGCACTTATTGTTTTGACAATGCCAAGTTGTTTGCTGCACTGGAGAAAGTAACGAATCAGAATGTTCAGCAGGAATACTATTTGACAGATGTGATCGGTATTTTGGTGCAAGAGGGCGAGATTGTCGAGGGTTATTTAACAAATGATTACGCTGAATCGATTGGTGTTAACGACCGTTTAGCACTGTCCGAGGCGGAGTCGTTTATGCGTGAGAGAATTTTGCGAAAGCATATGCTCGGCGGTGTAACCATTATCGATCCAAGCTCGACATATATCGGAGCGGACGTAACGATCGGAGCCGATAGTATCATTTATCCGGGGTCATCTATTTCCGGTCAAAGTGTTATTGGTGAGGATTGCGTTATTGGTCCCTCAACTGAAATTGAAGATTGCCAGATCCACTCAGGTGCAAAGGTTAAACAATCGGTGCTCTGTCAAGCAGAAGTCGGCAGGGGAACGACGGTTGGGCCTTTCGCTTATTTGCGTCCAGGCGCAAAACTAGGTGAGGATGTCAAAGTAGGTGATTTCGTAGAAATCAAGAATGCCTCTTTGGGTGATGGCTCTAAAGTGTCTCATCTGAGTTATATAGGAGACGCTAAAGTAGGCAAGAATGTAAATATCGGGTGCGGTGCGATTACGGTCAATTATGATGGATATAATAAGTCTATTACTGAGATTGAGGACAATGCGTTTATTGGCAGTAATGTGAATTTGATTGCACCAGTGAAAGTTGGCAAGGGCGCATATGTTGTTGCTGGCTCAACCATTACTCATTCTGTAAATGATAACGACCTTGCGATTGCAAGAAATCGGCAGGAGAACAAAGCCGGGTATGCTGAGAAGCTCCGTGCGCGTGCGAAAGCTAAGAAGCAAAGAGAACAAGAATCATAA
- the spoVG gene encoding septation regulator SpoVG, with the protein MQITDVRLRRVSSEGRMKAIASITIDNEFVVHDIRVIDGNNGMFVAMPSKRTPDGEFRDIAHPISSGTREKIQAAVLAEYERAADQEEVIEEGA; encoded by the coding sequence ATGCAAATTACGGATGTAAGGCTTCGCCGAGTTAGTTCAGAAGGTAGAATGAAGGCGATCGCATCCATTACCATCGATAACGAGTTTGTTGTTCATGACATTCGTGTAATCGACGGCAACAATGGAATGTTTGTGGCAATGCCAAGCAAGCGCACTCCGGACGGGGAGTTCCGGGATATCGCGCATCCGATCTCTTCCGGTACACGCGAGAAGATTCAAGCTGCGGTATTGGCTGAATACGAACGAGCTGCTGACCAAGAGGAAGTTATCGAAGAAGGGGCTTAA
- the purR gene encoding pur operon repressor: MKKLKRSARLVEMTQYLLSRPHHLIPLTTFAQRYGAAKSSISEDLAIIKEVFEDEGMGELLTLAGAAGGVKYIPKVSREGALLFINQLCEKLSQPDRILPGGYLYMSDLLGQPGLMNEAGKLFATAFADVAIDCIMTVETKGIPLAYATGAELNLPVVLVRRDHQVTEGSAVSINYVSGSQKSLHTMSLSRRALKERSRVLIVDDFMKAGGTIQGMVDLLGEFDAEVAGVGVLVESGEVESEQRLLHDYISLATLRAVDAKGKEISVEPGNYFSRK; encoded by the coding sequence GTGAAAAAATTAAAAAGAAGCGCTCGTTTAGTAGAAATGACTCAATATTTATTATCTCGTCCACATCATTTGATTCCGCTCACGACGTTCGCGCAACGTTACGGAGCAGCCAAATCTTCAATTAGTGAAGACTTGGCTATAATCAAGGAAGTGTTTGAGGACGAAGGAATGGGTGAACTGCTTACCCTAGCAGGCGCAGCTGGTGGAGTTAAATACATTCCTAAGGTAAGTCGTGAAGGGGCTCTGCTCTTTATCAATCAGCTCTGTGAGAAGCTATCACAACCCGACCGCATCCTCCCAGGCGGTTATTTGTATATGTCGGATCTGTTAGGACAGCCCGGTCTGATGAATGAAGCAGGGAAGCTGTTTGCTACGGCTTTTGCCGATGTGGCAATTGATTGCATTATGACGGTGGAGACCAAAGGCATCCCGCTCGCTTACGCTACGGGTGCTGAGCTCAATTTGCCGGTCGTACTAGTTCGAAGAGACCACCAGGTAACTGAAGGCTCTGCTGTAAGCATTAATTATGTCTCCGGGTCACAAAAAAGCCTGCACACCATGAGCCTGTCTCGTCGTGCACTTAAAGAGAGATCCAGGGTGCTTATTGTTGACGACTTCATGAAAGCTGGAGGGACGATCCAAGGCATGGTCGATCTGCTGGGTGAGTTTGATGCAGAAGTTGCTGGAGTTGGCGTTTTGGTGGAATCTGGGGAAGTGGAATCGGAACAACGGTTGCTCCATGATTATATATCCTTGGCGACACTTCGGGCGGTAGATGCCAAAGGCAAGGAAATATCCGTCGAGCCAGGTAATTATTTTTCTAGAAAATAA
- the ispE gene encoding 4-(cytidine 5'-diphospho)-2-C-methyl-D-erythritol kinase: MKIYEKAPAKINLMLDVLHRREDGYHEVEMIMTMVDLADRLEMSTLPRDTIIISSQVGYIPLDEKNLAFQAARLIKDRYNVRSGVYIHLDKNIPVAAGLAGGSSDAAATLRGLNRLWGLNIPVEELKALGAELGSDVPFCVTGGTALATGRGEILTPLPNPPQCWVVLAKLPINVSTAEVYGRLRSSQIPNHPSAGAMIEAIENGSFLGVCDRLGNVLEDVTLQMHPEVAHLKESMLKLGADGVLMSGSGPTVFGLVSKESKVSRIYNGLRGFCKEVYAVRLLTKG; encoded by the coding sequence TTGAAAATATATGAAAAAGCGCCAGCAAAAATCAATTTGATGTTGGACGTATTACATAGGCGCGAAGATGGGTACCACGAGGTTGAGATGATTATGACCATGGTGGATCTTGCCGACCGATTGGAAATGAGCACGCTCCCACGGGATACCATTATTATTTCGAGTCAAGTTGGGTATATTCCGCTCGATGAGAAGAACCTTGCTTTTCAAGCGGCTAGACTGATTAAGGATCGTTATAACGTACGTAGTGGCGTATATATTCATCTTGATAAGAACATTCCTGTAGCGGCTGGTCTGGCCGGTGGCAGTAGTGACGCGGCCGCTACACTTAGAGGATTAAATCGGCTCTGGGGGCTGAACATTCCTGTAGAAGAACTTAAGGCACTTGGCGCAGAGCTAGGATCTGATGTACCGTTCTGTGTGACGGGAGGGACTGCACTTGCAACTGGCCGTGGAGAGATTCTGACCCCTCTACCGAACCCTCCTCAATGTTGGGTGGTGCTGGCGAAGCTGCCGATCAATGTATCAACTGCGGAAGTATACGGTCGGTTACGTAGCTCACAAATCCCAAATCATCCTTCAGCTGGTGCGATGATTGAGGCGATAGAGAATGGATCTTTTCTAGGTGTATGCGACAGGCTCGGAAATGTTCTGGAGGATGTAACGCTGCAAATGCATCCTGAGGTGGCTCACTTGAAGGAAAGTATGCTTAAGCTTGGAGCTGACGGTGTTCTGATGTCAGGTAGTGGTCCAACGGTGTTTGGACTTGTCTCTAAAGAATCTAAAGTATCGCGAATTTATAATGGACTACGTGGCTTCTGCAAAGAGGTATATGCCGTACGACTGTTAACCAAAGGCTAA
- a CDS encoding small, acid-soluble spore protein, alpha/beta type, producing the protein MGRRRRSIMSEDLKVELAKDLGFYDTVQQEGWGGIKAKDAGNMVKRAIQLAEQAAAKK; encoded by the coding sequence ATGGGGCGTAGAAGACGTAGCATCATGTCGGAGGATCTAAAGGTGGAACTAGCCAAGGATCTAGGATTCTATGACACGGTTCAGCAGGAAGGCTGGGGCGGGATCAAGGCGAAGGATGCTGGCAATATGGTCAAAAGGGCGATACAGCTTGCTGAGCAGGCCGCTGCAAAGAAATAA